The window CTGAGAAATCTCTGATCAACGCCCGGCGGGCTGATCACCTCAGACGGCGAGGCGATGACGGCCCTTGGCGCGGCGAGCGCGGATGACGGCGCGACCGCCGCGGGTCTTCATGCGGACCAGGAAACCGTGGGTGCGCTTGCGACGGACGACGGAAGG is drawn from Azoarcus sp. DN11 and contains these coding sequences:
- the rpmH gene encoding 50S ribosomal protein L34; this translates as MKRTYQPSVVRRKRTHGFLVRMKTRGGRAVIRARRAKGRHRLAV